The Planctellipticum variicoloris DNA window GCTCGCAAAGAAGCCAAAGAGAGCCGATATTGGCTGAAATTGATCGATACAGGTTCGGATCCCGATGTCGATCGGGAGCGCCTGCAGCTGATCCAGGAATCAACGGAGCTGTTACGGATACTCTCGGCTATGTTAAACCGCAATCAGAACCAGGAATGATTTCGGGCGCTTGTTTTGAGATTTGGTGTTTGTGATTTGGAGCTTTGTGCCCCATGTTCTTAGCCCGCGTCACCGGCAGCGTTGTGTCGACTCAGAAGGTCGACTCCATGATTGGGCAGAAGCTGCTCATCGTGGAGCCGCTGCGCGTGAACGAGCAGGACAGGAAGTCGCTCACAGGGACCGGGAGAACGTTTGTCTGCGTCGACACGGTCGGCGCCGGCGAGGGCGAGGTCGTGCTGATCGTTCAGGGGTCCAGCGCCCGCTTCACGCCTCAGACGAAGCCGCTGCCGATCGACTGCGCAATCATCGGGATCGTCGATCTCGTCCAGGTCGGCGCCCTGGGCATCTTCGACGCCAAGCACGCGACCAGTGGCGGAGGTGCGTCGTGACGGCTCAGCCGCAGGTGGGTGCAGATCAGGTCGGCCGGATGTCGCAGATCATCGTCGGCGCGCTCATGATGGGCGTCGTGATGTTCGGCGTGGTGGTTCTGGTCGTTATCAACCCCGGCGCGGCGGGAGGGGCGAAACCGCCCGAACAGCCGATTCTGACGTGGATGGCTGCCGGCATGGCGGCCGTGATGCTTGGCACGCGAGCGGTTGTGCCCGGCGTCATTGCCTCCGTCGCAACCAAACAGGCGCTCGCCAGCGGTGGCGACCTCCGCGAGTCGCTGGCTCCGGTCTACCAGACAAAGACCATCATCGGGAATGCAATGCTCGAAGGAGCTGCGTTTTTCGGGCTGGTCAGCTATCTGATCGAACACAATTGGATCAGCCTCTGCGCGGCGGGAGCAATGCTGGTCGTGATGGCGGCCACGTTTCCGTCGCAGGGGCAATTCGAACAGTGGGTTGATCAGACTCGCCGGAGTCAGGAATAGCAGAGCAGTTTCAGACAGGCGGCAACGGCCGCGGGACATACTTCCAATTTCAGAACGTCCGGCCCGAGCGGACTTGTGAGAGATCGAGATGGCAACCGCAACTCCCAATGAGCAGACGATTCGTCAGGTCGTGCAGGAAGTTTTGGCGCAGCTCGGCAAGAGCTATCCGGCCGGCAAGTCGCACAAGTCGGGCGACTGGGGCGTCTTCCAATCCGTCGACGAAGCCGTCGCCGCCGCGACCGAAGGGTTCCGCAAGCTGAGCGATTCGCCGGTCGCGCATCGCGTCAAAGCGATCGAATGCATCAAGCAGCTCTGCGACACGCAGGCCGAAGAACTCGGGCGGGCCGAACTGGAAGAAACGAAGATCGGCCGGCTCGATCACAAGATCGAGAAGCTGAAGATTATCAAACTTGTGCCCGGCGTCGAATTCCTCCGCACCGAGGCTTACAGCGGCGACCACGGCCTGACGATCGTGGAATACGCTCCGTTTGGCGTGATCGCGGCGATTACGCCCGTCACTCATTCGCTGCCGACGCTGGCCTGCAACGCGATCAACATGATCGCCGGCGGGAACACGATCGTCGTCAATCCGCACCCGAGCGGGGCGCGGATCGCCTGCGAGGGTGTCCGGCGGTTCAACCAGGCGATCTACAAGGCGACCGGCCTCGAGAACCTGATTACGATCATCCAGACGCCGACGCTCGAAACGGCCGCCGCGATCTTCGGTCACCGGGGCGTGCGTCTCGTCTGCGTCACCGGCGGCCCGGCGGTGGCCCGGGCCGCGATGGCCAGCAGCAAGAAGGCCGTCGTCGGCGGTCCCGGCAATCCGCCAGTCGTCGTTGACGAAACCGCCTGCCTGGAGACTGCGGCCCGATCGATCGTGACGGGGGCCGCGTACGACAACAACCTGCTGTGTATCGGCGAGAAGGAAGTGTTCGCCGTCGAGAGCATCTTCGACGAACTGCTCGACACGATGGAGAAGCACAAGGCTTATCGCCTGAGCGACACCGAGATCGCCGCCCTGACGAAGATCGCCTTCACGCCTCCCAAG harbors:
- a CDS encoding EutN/CcmL family microcompartment protein, whose product is MFLARVTGSVVSTQKVDSMIGQKLLIVEPLRVNEQDRKSLTGTGRTFVCVDTVGAGEGEVVLIVQGSSARFTPQTKPLPIDCAIIGIVDLVQVGALGIFDAKHATSGGGAS
- a CDS encoding aldehyde dehydrogenase family protein is translated as MATATPNEQTIRQVVQEVLAQLGKSYPAGKSHKSGDWGVFQSVDEAVAAATEGFRKLSDSPVAHRVKAIECIKQLCDTQAEELGRAELEETKIGRLDHKIEKLKIIKLVPGVEFLRTEAYSGDHGLTIVEYAPFGVIAAITPVTHSLPTLACNAINMIAGGNTIVVNPHPSGARIACEGVRRFNQAIYKATGLENLITIIQTPTLETAAAIFGHRGVRLVCVTGGPAVARAAMASSKKAVVGGPGNPPVVVDETACLETAARSIVTGAAYDNNLLCIGEKEVFAVESIFDELLDTMEKHKAYRLSDTEIAALTKIAFTPPKDAKDHYHVNKELVGKDAAVLAELIGVRVPAGTELLYGETDESNPFVPEEQMMPFVPFVRAKNVNHAIDMALEHEHGFRHTSLIHSRNVRTMTKMGRAMDTTLFIKNGPCGAGLGLRGEGYLSFSIATPTGEGVTNPLTFTRVRRCVMADDLRVI